The Vulcanimicrobium alpinum sequence GACCTCGCCGCGCTGAGCGCCGCGAACCCCGGCTGGCGCGTCGAACGCGAAGCGGACGGGTCGCTTGCGGTGAGTCCTACGTCTTATCGCAACGCGATTCGCGCGTTCGAAGCCGCCCGCCAGTTGAACGCGTGGGGTGAAGGGCGCGGCTTCGCCGCCGCGTCCGACGGCGGCATCACCCTTCCCGACACCGCGGTTCGCGCACCGGACGCGTCATGGGTTTCGTTCGACCGATGGTACGCGCTCGGCGACGCGCAGGACGACACCTTTCCGGGCGTCGTCCCCGACGTCGTGGTCGAGATCGTCTCGCGTTACGACGCCTATGCGCGTCAGCGTCAGAAAATCGCGCGCTACGTGGAGCTCGGCGCGCGGTATGCGGTGCTGATCGATCCGGAGAGGCGACGCGTCGAGGAGTTCGGATCGCCGCCGGAGGATCTGCGCCTCGACATCACCCGCATCATCGATGCGGGTGCGCCTTCGACGGATGCCGACGACGCGGCCGACACGAACGACGCCTAGCGTTAGCCGGGAGCCGTCGCGACTGCGACGCCGATGAGCGCGTCGCGCGAGACCAGCGCTGCCAACGCGTCTTCGTCGAGGCCCTCGGTGCCGGCCGGCCGCTGCGGCACGACCAGATAGCGGAGCTCGGCGGTGCTGTCCCACACCCGCACTTCGACGTGCGGTTCGAGCCGCAGGCCGAACTCCGCGAGCACGGCACGCGGCTCCCGCACGACGCGCGACCGGTAAGCTTCGCTCTTGTACCAGTACGGCGACGGGCCGAGGAGCGCCAGCGGATAGCACGAGCAGAGCGTGCACACGATGACGTTGTGGACGTCGGCGGTGTTTTCGACGGCGACGAGCTTGACCGAAACCCAATGTCCCGTCTCGAGCCCGACCGCGTCGATCGCCGCGTTCGCATCGTCGAGCAGCAGCGCTTTGAACGCCGGATCGCGCCACGCCCGCGCCACCAGACGCGCGCCGTTCTGCGGCCCCGCGCCCGCCAGGAAGCGCTCGACGATCGCCGTCAGCTCGGCATCGGAGGTGATGCCGCGGTCTTCGAGCTGCGCGACGAGCGCGTCGACGCGGCGCGCCGTCGGCGCATCATCGTGCGACAAGATACGACTCCCAAAGATCGGCCTGCACCGTCGCGTTCGGCTCGGCGTCGCGGCCCCAGAGCTCGCGCGCGTCGAAGCGCACGGTATAGAGCATCTCCGGCGACGGTTGTTCGCCGCGAGCGCGCAGGTCGGCCAGCGGAAACGCGCCGCGCCGCGCGATCACGACGCCCGGCTTCCCGCGCAGATAGCGGGGCAGCCGGTTGTGGCCGCTCGGATTCGCCGTGCTGGTGACGATCGCGTCGCCGGGAGCGAAGCTCACCGGATCACGCCCTTCTCGTGCAGCAGCATCTCGATCCCCGCGAACCAGCGCTCGTAGTACGAGAGGCCGTAGTAGACCGCCGGATCGATCCGTTCGACGGCATCGCGAAACTCGTCGAGGTTGTAGAGCCCGCGCTGCATCAGCGCGCGGTTGAGCGCGAAGACGCGCGCCTCCCATTCGTGATGAAATCCCGGCTCGTCGCCGTCGCGCACGATCTCGCCAAACGCGTGCATCCCGCCGACGTCGTTGAGCCGGCTCATCGCGTTACGCCGCCGACTTCTTTCGCTTCGCCTTCGGCTTGGCGGCGTTCGCCGATTTCTTGCGCGCGGTCGCGGTCTTCTTCGCAGGCCGCTCTTCCTCGGCATCGTCCTCCGCGGCGGCGCTGCCGCCGCTCGCCCGTCGTGCTTTGGATTGTTCGAGCGAACGCTGCAGCACGTCCATCAGGTTGACGACGTTGGTCGCCGCCGGCTTGTGGATCTCCGGCGCTTCGACCGACTCGCCGGCGGCTCGCGCTTCGATCATCGCCAGCACGTCTTCGCGGTACTTGTCGTGGAACTGCTCGGGATCGAACGCCTCGATGCTCATCGTGTCGATGAGCATCTTGGCGACCTTCTTCTCGGCCTCGGCGACGTGTTCGCTCAGGGCGGGGAAATCGAAGCTGCCCTGCGAGACCATCTCGTCGGCGAAGTGCATCAGTTCGAGGACGAGCGCTTCGCCGTTGGGCTTCACCGCGGCGAGGTGCTCGCGCGAGCGGATCACGACCGAGGCGATCGCGACTTTGCCGGCGTCCTTGAGCGCGTCGCGCAGGAGCGCGTAGGCGTGACGGCCCTTCTTCTCCGGCTCGAGATAGTAGGGCGTGTCGAAGTACATCGGGTTGATCTGATCGAGCTCGACGAACTGCACGATCTGCACCGACTGCGTCGCCTCGGGGCGGACGGCTTTGAGGTCGTCGTCGGTGATCGTGACGTAGCGGCCTTTCTCGTATTCGTAGCCGCGCACGAGATCCGCGTACTCGACCTTCTCACCGCACACGGTGCAGTGGCGCTCGTTGAAGATGCGCCCGTCGTCTTTCTTGTGCAGAAAGTTGAAGCGCAGATCGTTGGTGCGCACGGCCGTATAGAGCTTGACCGGGATCGTGACGAGTCCGAAGTTGATCGCGCCGGACCAGATCGCGTGAGCCAAAACCGGATACCCCCTAGAGCAGGCGAGCCCGCCGGACGCGCTTCGAGCGCCCGGCGCCCCCATCCCTGGTGCTACCCGGCTCTCAGTGTTCCCAGACCGCGCGGGCGCGTTTAAGCGGGCTCTCCAGCGTCTGCCGCTTCCATCCCTCGGCGAGCCACGGATCCCCGTGCTCGGCGACGAGACCCGGGACATTGCGGATCGTCCAGCGCTTCATCTCAGCGGTGGTCTCCTTCGAGCGCTTGCGCCGCATCGCGTCCACGGCATCCCATCCAAGCGGCATCGAGACCGGTGCGCCGTCGCGGGCGCGGACGCTGAACGGCGCGACGTACGTCTTCCCCTTGCCCACCTGGACCCAGTCGAGGTAGACGCGGTCGTCGGGGCGGCGGGCGATCGCCCGTTCGAGCGTCGTGTCGTCCGGCAGCACGCGGCTCAAGCGATGCGCGACCAGTTCGGCGACGCCTTTGGCGACGTCGTAGTCGTACTTCGGCGCGAGCGGGACGACGACGTGCATCCCCATCCCGCCCGTCGTCTTCACGTAGGCGCGCAGGCCGATCTCCGCGAGCTCGTCGCGAAACGCGAGCGCGACCCGCGCGAGCCGCGCGAGC is a genomic window containing:
- a CDS encoding Uma2 family endonuclease; this translates as MIVPAHPLDNDDLAALSAANPGWRVEREADGSLAVSPTSYRNAIRAFEAARQLNAWGEGRGFAAASDGGITLPDTAVRAPDASWVSFDRWYALGDAQDDTFPGVVPDVVVEIVSRYDAYARQRQKIARYVELGARYAVLIDPERRRVEEFGSPPEDLRLDITRIIDAGAPSTDADDAADTNDA
- the nthA gene encoding nitrile hydratase subunit alpha — protein: MSHDDAPTARRVDALVAQLEDRGITSDAELTAIVERFLAGAGPQNGARLVARAWRDPAFKALLLDDANAAIDAVGLETGHWVSVKLVAVENTADVHNVIVCTLCSCYPLALLGPSPYWYKSEAYRSRVVREPRAVLAEFGLRLEPHVEVRVWDSTAELRYLVVPQRPAGTEGLDEDALAALVSRDALIGVAVATAPG
- a CDS encoding SH3-like domain-containing protein, whose amino-acid sequence is MSFAPGDAIVTSTANPSGHNRLPRYLRGKPGVVIARRGAFPLADLRARGEQPSPEMLYTVRFDARELWGRDAEPNATVQADLWESYLVAR
- a CDS encoding Ku protein: MAHAIWSGAINFGLVTIPVKLYTAVRTNDLRFNFLHKKDDGRIFNERHCTVCGEKVEYADLVRGYEYEKGRYVTITDDDLKAVRPEATQSVQIVQFVELDQINPMYFDTPYYLEPEKKGRHAYALLRDALKDAGKVAIASVVIRSREHLAAVKPNGEALVLELMHFADEMVSQGSFDFPALSEHVAEAEKKVAKMLIDTMSIEAFDPEQFHDKYREDVLAMIEARAAGESVEAPEIHKPAATNVVNLMDVLQRSLEQSKARRASGGSAAAEDDAEEERPAKKTATARKKSANAAKPKAKRKKSAA
- a CDS encoding DNA polymerase domain-containing protein — translated: MRRALCARSNSTSRLQRGARDERRAGAHEGSADLGGRRRPHRRADESEQSALPERRLHGRRSGRVLSRGAPVLIPYLQDNPLTMERFPDGIAVARGIWEKQRPRYTPDWIRRVTIPPSTGQPRDVTYLIVDDEAALTWVANLAAITLHIWYSHVPTLDVPDVILFDLDPGERCPLARLARVALAFRDELAEIGLRAYVKTTGGMGMHVVVPLAPKYDYDVAKGVAELVAHRLSRVLPDDTTLERAIARRPDDRVYLDWVQVGKGKTYVAPFSVRARDGAPVSMPLGWDAVDAMRRKRSKETTAEMKRWTIRNVPGLVAEHGDPWLAEGWKRQTLESPLKRARAVWEH